A stretch of the Argentina anserina chromosome 6, drPotAnse1.1, whole genome shotgun sequence genome encodes the following:
- the LOC126796893 gene encoding transcription repressor OFP13-like, protein SPPPKIHFKVLKNYSTFLSSRSVLTQEEKEMKLLPSLFKNIAPEPKSSSSSWPWPSCTQTRTISFRIPGNDMFKTINSAYFDTNTTPESFFTNSAGCASFSTEVSEEDSSGGGGGDPIETVINKGLRSERLFFEPGETSSILDKDSIKAHEEEDEDEDDDGVDDEDEPAAGESNIPFKESVALSMDSPDPYVDFRKSMEEMVEAHGLKDWEHLEELLGWYLRVNGKSNHGYIVGAFVDLLIGLAFSTTISPHPSSSCSHEYSPSTPLSFYNSTTSCSSSSTSTPYVSSIEPEEGSEMSTSTIPNLSCLLEAEEEINEDDDDGASS, encoded by the coding sequence TCACCACCTCCAAAAATTCATTTCAAAGTTTTGAAAAACTACTCCACATTTCTCTCTTCTCGATCAGTTCTCacccaagaagaaaaagaaatgaagCTTCTCCCTTCTCTATTCAAAAACATAGCACCAGAGCcaaagtcttcttcttcctcttggcCCTGGCCTTCTTGTACCCAAACCAGAACCATTTCCTTCAGAATTCCCGGGAACGATATGTTCAAGACCATAAACTCGGCCTACTTCGACACCAACACAACGCCCGAGTCGTTCTTCACCAACTCCGCGGGGTGTGCGAGTTTCTCGACGGAAGTGTCTGAAGAAGACTCCTCAGGCGGAGGAGGGGGAGATCCGATAGAGACTGTGATCAACAAAGGGTTGAGATCAGAGCGGCTCTTCTTCGAGCCCGGTGAGACCAGCTCTATTTTAGACAAGGACTCTATCAAGGCtcatgaagaagaagacgaagacgaAGACGATGATGGggttgatgatgaggatgaaccTGCTGCTGGTGAAAGTAACATTCCGTTCAAGGAGAGTGTGGCTCTGTCAATGGACTCGCCGGACCCTTATGTGGATTTCAGAAAATCCATGGAGGAAATGGTGGAAGCTCATGGTTTGAAGGACTGGGAACATCTTGAAGAGCTTCTGGGTTGGTACCTGAGGGTCAATGGGAAATCAAATCATGGATACATCGTTGGAGCTTTTGTTGATCTTTTGATAGGTCTCGCATTTAGTACTACTATTTCTCCTCATCCTTCTAGTTCATGTAGTCATGAGTACTCTCCTTCTACTCCTTTGTCTTTTTACAACAGCACTACTTcctgttcatcttcttctacCTCCACTCCCTATGTGTCCTCTATTGAACCCGAGGAAGGATCGGAAATGAGTACCAGCACCATTCCTAATTTGTCTTGCCTGTTAGAAGCAGAGGAAGAGATTAACGAAGATGATGACGATGGTGCTTCATCTTAG